The following coding sequences are from one uncultured Desulfobacter sp. window:
- a CDS encoding transposase produces MIEMLLERPLPFIENYLECINQELMKKNPNYVLSKKQKLWLSFCLSGVLLTNSICWKRFERISLGKFRFSALSWMFRNSKISFDHLLQQSTCNILKHYGIKDGALCLDDVDRARSKSTKKIYKVHKLKDKLTGGFLDGQCIVFLFLVTPVASFPVGFEFYHPDPLWKAWKKKDDRLKKKKIPKKKRPKEPQRNPEYPTKVQLALELLNIFHKKHPDIKIKAILADGLYGHAEFVDGSSLIFGNTQTITKMKYNQNVRFKNRIISVQKFFESYPLISQKVSVRGKEDIEIFISSARLYVPSHNAKRFVIAMQYPDEKKPRYLLASDLSWRTLDIVQAYFFRWLIEVFFEDWKGHEGWGKLTKHTGEDGSRSSLILSLLLDHALFFHHHQKARLENKLPAWSVGSLSQRIHTEALVQFVQDFCGNEINEQKLDKLKERIDNIIPFNPSTKHMSSRTFPQMKPSPSLVRFQKKVA; encoded by the coding sequence ATGATAGAGATGCTCCTCGAACGCCCGCTGCCCTTTATTGAAAACTATCTTGAATGCATAAATCAAGAATTGATGAAAAAGAACCCCAATTATGTGCTATCCAAAAAGCAAAAACTGTGGCTAAGTTTTTGTTTAAGTGGTGTTTTGTTAACCAACAGTATTTGCTGGAAGCGATTTGAACGAATCAGTTTGGGGAAATTCCGTTTTTCAGCTCTTTCCTGGATGTTCCGAAATTCAAAAATCAGCTTCGATCACTTACTGCAGCAGAGTACGTGTAATATTTTGAAGCATTATGGCATCAAGGACGGGGCTCTTTGCTTAGATGATGTAGACCGTGCCCGATCAAAGTCCACAAAAAAAATATATAAAGTTCACAAGCTTAAAGATAAACTCACCGGTGGTTTTTTAGACGGACAATGCATTGTATTTTTATTTTTGGTAACACCAGTGGCCTCTTTTCCCGTGGGTTTTGAATTTTATCACCCGGACCCATTGTGGAAAGCTTGGAAAAAGAAAGATGACCGTCTTAAAAAAAAGAAGATACCTAAGAAAAAGCGACCCAAGGAGCCACAGAGGAACCCTGAATACCCAACGAAGGTTCAATTGGCTCTTGAGCTTTTGAACATATTTCATAAAAAACATCCGGACATTAAAATCAAAGCAATTTTGGCAGATGGTCTTTATGGACACGCTGAATTTGTTGATGGTAGTTCCCTCATCTTTGGTAATACTCAAACCATCACCAAAATGAAGTATAATCAAAATGTACGGTTTAAAAACCGCATAATTTCAGTACAAAAGTTTTTTGAATCTTATCCTCTGATATCTCAAAAGGTATCGGTTCGAGGTAAAGAAGATATTGAAATTTTTATCTCATCGGCTCGCCTGTATGTGCCGTCTCACAATGCCAAGCGTTTTGTGATCGCCATGCAGTATCCTGATGAGAAAAAACCACGTTATTTGTTAGCCTCTGACTTGAGTTGGAGAACATTGGATATTGTTCAAGCATACTTCTTCCGCTGGTTGATAGAGGTTTTCTTTGAGGACTGGAAAGGTCATGAAGGATGGGGCAAGCTGACCAAGCATACAGGCGAAGATGGATCTCGGAGTTCCTTGATCCTGAGCCTGCTGTTAGATCATGCATTGTTCTTCCATCATCACCAGAAAGCCCGCCTGGAAAACAAACTTCCTGCATGGAGTGTGGGAAGCCTATCCCAGCGGATTCATACAGAAGCCTTAGTTCAATTTGTCCAGGATTTCTGTGGAAACGAAATCAATGAACAGAAGCTTGATAAGTTAAAAGAACGCATTGATAATATTATTCCTTTCAATCCTTCTACAAAACATATGAGCAGCCGTACTTTTCCTCAAATGAAGCCATCTCCATCTTTGGTGCGCTTCCAAAAAAAAGTAGCCTGA
- a CDS encoding IS1 family transposase: MNNIKTPISKVASALRLRGEGLGLRATGRVLRSNKNTIALWENRFADQKATLLLYGFCHEFISLTFEGDELYTIVGKRTMPLESEGWTAVIIERASRFIVDQRCGKKDTSLFKSVMKTVCEYIDHTDDLSFLSDGERRYGNTLFELCSEVLKTGKRGRPPRVLPKGVRVRVKNKGDQKHQKGRKRPKYQAPQREHLDTAQNLKEFEIHANHLEAQNAAIRRKNSTFRRKTNTYAKTIKGLQRTLDVHQIIHNYVRPHWTTREVPAVALGILAKPLSLEGILSMQRAV, translated from the coding sequence ATGAATAATATTAAAACTCCCATCAGCAAGGTTGCATCTGCATTGAGACTTCGCGGTGAAGGCCTTGGGCTTCGAGCAACTGGCAGAGTCTTGAGGTCAAACAAAAATACCATTGCACTATGGGAAAATAGATTTGCCGACCAAAAAGCTACATTGTTGCTATATGGTTTTTGTCATGAATTTATATCCCTGACATTTGAAGGAGATGAACTCTACACCATCGTCGGTAAACGGACAATGCCATTGGAATCCGAAGGCTGGACAGCGGTCATTATAGAAAGAGCCAGTCGATTTATTGTCGACCAACGATGTGGAAAAAAAGATACATCCTTATTCAAATCAGTTATGAAAACCGTATGCGAGTATATCGATCATACAGATGATTTGTCATTTCTTTCAGATGGTGAAAGGCGATATGGTAATACGCTTTTCGAGTTATGCTCTGAGGTTTTAAAAACAGGCAAAAGAGGACGTCCCCCCAGGGTTCTTCCTAAAGGAGTCAGAGTTCGTGTCAAAAACAAAGGGGATCAAAAACACCAAAAAGGCCGTAAGCGTCCAAAATACCAAGCGCCACAGCGAGAACATCTTGATACGGCTCAAAATTTAAAGGAGTTCGAAATCCATGCCAACCACCTTGAGGCTCAAAACGCTGCAATCAGACGAAAGAATAGTACCTTCAGGAGAAAAACAAACACTTATGCAAAAACGATAAAGGGCTTACAAAGGACTTTGGATGTTCATCAAATAATTCACAACTATGTCCGTCCGCATTGGACGACAAGAGAGGTCCCCGCTGTTGCTTTGGGAATATTAGCAAAACCGCTTTCTCTGGAAGGGATCTTATCCATGCAGAGAGCTGTATAA
- a CDS encoding type II secretion system protein N — MKFIFYTILTALTALVAFQVYALVGPRDKVRQKITDSPAAPEMREPNVSKRQTAKLNDAQRTITRRNLFDVEVDKHQNLQPENISQLEKTNLKITLWGTVTTPGKKNKGWAVIEEANNKKQTLYNVGDTIQNGTIKSILRNQIILSVNGKDQILDAHQDLRPNRGKRTSPPHASLKQQHQPAASQKKQVDLDAVKELTGDIEPAPEQPPFKTRAYYGNGRESGVMIYGIRRGASAQALGLKNGDVVQAVDDIEVTSPQDLESMMDRMDGDSDITVSVIRRGKTKEIVYNEQEKSFAVNDVE; from the coding sequence ATGAAATTCATTTTTTACACGATATTGACCGCTCTAACAGCTCTGGTGGCATTCCAGGTTTATGCCTTAGTTGGTCCCAGGGATAAAGTAAGGCAAAAGATAACGGATTCACCGGCGGCACCCGAAATGCGGGAACCCAACGTTTCAAAAAGACAAACTGCAAAATTAAATGATGCCCAGCGCACCATCACACGTCGAAATCTGTTCGATGTCGAAGTGGACAAGCATCAAAACCTTCAACCTGAAAACATATCACAACTGGAAAAAACCAACCTTAAAATTACCCTTTGGGGGACGGTGACAACACCAGGCAAAAAGAATAAAGGATGGGCTGTTATAGAGGAGGCCAATAATAAAAAACAGACGCTTTACAACGTGGGAGATACAATTCAAAATGGGACAATCAAATCAATTTTAAGAAATCAAATCATATTATCGGTCAACGGGAAAGATCAGATTTTAGATGCACACCAGGATCTTAGGCCAAACCGTGGAAAGCGTACAAGCCCCCCTCACGCCAGCCTGAAACAACAGCACCAACCCGCCGCATCTCAAAAAAAACAAGTTGATCTTGATGCAGTCAAAGAACTGACAGGCGACATTGAACCCGCCCCCGAACAACCACCGTTTAAAACCCGTGCTTACTATGGCAATGGCCGGGAGTCCGGCGTGATGATTTACGGCATCAGACGAGGCGCCTCAGCCCAGGCCCTCGGCTTGAAAAACGGAGATGTTGTCCAGGCTGTGGACGATATTGAAGTTACAAGTCCGCAAGATCTGGAAAGCATGATGGACCGTATGGACGGGGATTCCGATATCACGGTTTCCGTGATCCGGCGCGGAAAGACCAAAGAAATTGTATATAATGAACAGGAAAAGTCTTTCGCCGTCAACGATGTTGAATAA
- a CDS encoding TonB-dependent receptor plug domain-containing protein, with translation MMSRIWNWALLIFLLQCFSLNAWGQGVEKNENTELESMTVIGETVASEEVEPSSRFYLPESVEAVQTLTREDIEAIQPRDVTDLIEYSLGMNMWRQGARIHSFSFSRGDAVSVILNGVYLTSNEARRMISDIPVEMIDSIKFVRDASVITIGPLMSFGTAEEGSPNQGFIIIETRKKGPDTKYGTQIRASYASYDTFKASAVTGHSWQDDRFTFSAGYQRTQSQGRDAWNNGYTGDTLLFNGGFNSDALLASISLYYNTAAREIQRHESIYTGELNENAWEYDPIDTLLMSINLTRPWNEHHTTSLTYGWNRTECTGYRYTIDDKSATGDDAKDRSSEWNLTHSIATDRNTFKIGTQMVSWFQFIERASSPREEEIYGAYVTDAYKIKAWWSIDAALRVDKKKIVQGGDTYLSNGTQVKLSDGEWTDEAFVASLGNAWQLNPIWKLTARYSFNLTPTPDVLTTVDDSELPDEQRHRYEVGVAAKFNKAIQVSATPFYYNIKNAKISAATLSTDANGDPILDPVTGDPTDVTVYDAQDRELYGFELSIKGRFYKDILGYELGWTHFVDTEEDGNNGTENPENKFSGRLNWHYGEWRSDLTILHVGPYSSYGYTVGDFTTVNLSVSRKLFNDVKVTLFGKNITDDEYATNNKGFPKFAQWGCLRDVGATYGVEISYSF, from the coding sequence ATGATGAGCAGAATATGGAACTGGGCCCTTTTAATTTTTCTCTTGCAATGTTTTAGCCTCAATGCCTGGGGACAAGGGGTGGAAAAAAATGAAAACACTGAACTTGAGTCCATGACGGTTATCGGGGAGACGGTTGCATCCGAAGAGGTAGAGCCCTCAAGCCGTTTTTATCTTCCTGAAAGCGTGGAAGCCGTCCAGACCCTGACCCGGGAAGATATTGAAGCCATTCAACCCCGGGATGTCACAGACCTCATCGAATACTCCCTTGGCATGAACATGTGGCGACAGGGCGCCAGAATTCATTCCTTTTCCTTCAGTCGCGGGGATGCGGTCAGCGTTATTCTGAACGGTGTCTATCTCACATCAAACGAGGCCCGGCGCATGATTTCAGATATCCCGGTGGAGATGATCGATTCCATTAAATTTGTGCGTGACGCATCGGTGATCACCATCGGACCGCTGATGTCGTTTGGTACCGCAGAGGAAGGTTCCCCCAACCAGGGATTCATCATCATTGAGACCCGGAAGAAAGGGCCGGACACAAAATACGGCACGCAGATCCGCGCAAGCTATGCCTCCTATGACACATTCAAAGCCTCGGCGGTGACCGGCCATTCGTGGCAGGACGACCGGTTCACCTTCAGCGCAGGGTACCAGCGGACCCAAAGCCAGGGAAGAGACGCGTGGAACAACGGCTATACCGGGGATACCTTACTGTTTAACGGCGGTTTTAACAGTGATGCACTTCTGGCAAGCATCTCTCTTTACTACAACACGGCTGCCAGGGAGATCCAACGCCACGAGAGCATCTACACCGGAGAGTTGAATGAAAATGCCTGGGAATACGATCCCATTGATACCCTGCTGATGTCCATCAACCTGACCCGGCCCTGGAATGAACATCATACCACCTCACTGACCTATGGCTGGAATAGAACCGAGTGCACGGGCTATAGGTACACCATTGATGATAAATCGGCAACGGGTGACGATGCCAAAGACCGTTCCAGTGAGTGGAATCTTACCCATTCCATTGCCACGGATCGCAATACCTTCAAAATCGGCACGCAAATGGTCAGTTGGTTTCAATTTATTGAGCGCGCTTCCTCACCCCGGGAGGAAGAGATTTATGGGGCATATGTGACCGATGCCTATAAGATCAAAGCGTGGTGGTCCATTGATGCGGCCTTGCGGGTGGATAAAAAGAAAATTGTTCAAGGGGGAGATACATACCTGTCCAACGGCACACAGGTAAAACTGTCCGACGGGGAGTGGACCGATGAGGCCTTTGTCGCTTCCCTGGGCAATGCCTGGCAGCTCAATCCCATATGGAAATTGACGGCGCGCTATTCGTTTAACTTGACACCGACGCCGGATGTGCTGACAACCGTTGATGATTCCGAACTGCCCGATGAACAGCGCCATCGCTACGAAGTGGGGGTGGCAGCCAAATTCAACAAGGCCATCCAGGTCTCGGCAACCCCATTTTACTATAATATTAAAAATGCCAAGATCTCGGCGGCCACCCTCAGCACGGATGCCAATGGAGATCCCATCCTTGATCCGGTTACCGGAGATCCCACGGACGTAACGGTATATGATGCACAGGACCGGGAACTGTACGGTTTTGAATTGAGCATTAAAGGCCGTTTTTACAAGGACATCCTGGGATATGAATTGGGATGGACACATTTTGTGGACACCGAAGAGGACGGGAACAATGGGACTGAAAATCCGGAAAATAAATTCAGCGGCCGCCTCAACTGGCATTATGGTGAATGGCGCAGCGACTTGACGATTCTTCACGTCGGGCCCTATTCAAGTTACGGATACACTGTGGGGGATTTCACCACAGTGAACTTAAGTGTCAGCCGGAAGCTTTTCAATGATGTCAAGGTAACCCTCTTTGGTAAAAACATCACGGATGACGAATACGCAACCAACAACAAAGGATTTCCAAAATTTGCCCAGTGGGGCTGCCTGCGTGATGTGGGCGCAACTTACGGTGTTGAAATCAGCTATAGTTTTTAA
- a CDS encoding DUF2149 domain-containing protein, which yields MVKPYYKPRRSRRKRSLSHNDADDPMSGVANLFDVAMVFAVALILGIFHVLNIPELLMGTDDVTIIKNPGKADMEIIQKNGKKMEKYTMSREDAGGNGRRLGVCYRLEGGEMVYVPESTKKIKTNNTDN from the coding sequence ATGGTGAAACCGTATTATAAACCAAGACGATCACGCCGTAAACGTTCGTTGTCCCACAATGATGCCGATGATCCCATGTCCGGTGTGGCCAACCTGTTTGATGTGGCCATGGTGTTTGCCGTGGCATTGATTTTAGGCATTTTCCATGTACTGAACATTCCGGAACTGCTGATGGGTACCGATGATGTCACCATCATAAAAAACCCGGGAAAAGCCGACATGGAGATCATACAAAAAAACGGCAAAAAAATGGAGAAGTACACCATGAGCCGGGAGGATGCCGGCGGCAACGGGCGGCGGTTAGGCGTGTGCTACAGGCTGGAGGGCGGTGAAATGGTCTATGTGCCTGAATCCACGAAAAAAATAAAAACCAACAATACCGATAATTAA
- a CDS encoding MotA/TolQ/ExbB proton channel family protein, which produces MPVLMEILFQITMILKIPVVVCLLLLFAVILFETGMFLHEWVHRRAKAGQWETFQYALISKQTNPEGMLETLSGNLQICPETVTAFLEKAVEHPENPAYLDKAFTDVEMEAARRCRLVQLGVRLGPVLGLMGTLIPMGPALMNISTGNLETMAQNLIMAFSTTVIGLLTGSVCLVILVVRQHWYKMDIAFLDNLFQQICPGV; this is translated from the coding sequence ATGCCCGTTTTAATGGAAATACTGTTCCAGATCACCATGATTCTCAAAATTCCTGTGGTGGTCTGCCTGTTATTGCTCTTTGCCGTTATTCTATTTGAAACCGGCATGTTCCTGCACGAATGGGTCCATCGCAGGGCCAAAGCAGGGCAATGGGAAACCTTTCAATATGCATTGATATCAAAACAGACCAATCCGGAGGGGATGCTGGAAACCCTGTCCGGGAACCTGCAGATCTGTCCTGAAACCGTGACCGCCTTTTTGGAAAAAGCAGTTGAACATCCTGAAAATCCAGCCTACCTGGACAAGGCCTTTACGGATGTAGAAATGGAGGCGGCCCGCAGGTGCCGGCTGGTGCAGCTTGGTGTGCGCCTTGGGCCCGTACTGGGACTGATGGGGACCTTGATTCCCATGGGGCCTGCGTTAATGAACATTTCAACCGGCAACCTTGAAACCATGGCCCAAAATCTGATTATGGCATTTTCCACCACCGTGATCGGACTGTTAACCGGCTCGGTATGCCTGGTGATCCTGGTGGTGCGCCAGCATTGGTACAAGATGGATATTGCGTTTCTCGACAACCTGTTTCAGCAGATCTGTCCCGGGGTATAG